In Virgibacillus sp. NKC19-16, a single genomic region encodes these proteins:
- a CDS encoding GntR family transcriptional regulator, which produces MKEYQTKKEMIYQILKEEIFEGKFEFGEKLVISHLSKRFNSSEIPVREALNQLNSDSLIVFKPHVGAVVSTLSSKDIQEIFELRVELEGLATRLAVEQFDEQKLIEVREILDASSLAFEEKDYNKFEKLNTDFHMKIYSYCDNKLLIKTIKDLWSNTNRYPSLFKKNDEHIRQSMEEHKDIYTAILNKDSLLAENYMLKHKARAGKEMLRLTQQDFYKNLDRLFSNHTKKLQKK; this is translated from the coding sequence TTGAAGGAATACCAAACAAAGAAAGAGATGATTTATCAAATTTTAAAAGAAGAAATATTCGAGGGGAAATTCGAATTTGGGGAGAAACTGGTTATTAGTCATTTATCAAAGCGTTTTAATAGCAGCGAAATTCCTGTGAGAGAGGCTTTAAACCAATTGAACTCCGATAGTTTGATTGTATTTAAGCCTCACGTCGGTGCCGTTGTAAGCACTTTGTCATCAAAGGATATCCAGGAAATATTCGAATTGAGAGTTGAATTAGAAGGGCTCGCAACAAGGTTAGCTGTCGAACAATTTGACGAACAAAAATTAATAGAAGTTCGAGAAATTTTAGACGCTTCAAGTCTCGCATTTGAAGAAAAAGATTATAACAAATTTGAAAAGCTTAATACTGATTTTCATATGAAAATTTATTCTTATTGTGACAACAAGCTGTTAATTAAGACGATAAAGGATTTGTGGAGTAATACAAATCGCTATCCTTCTTTATTTAAAAAAAATGATGAACATATTAGACAATCTATGGAGGAACATAAGGATATTTATACTGCAATATTAAACAAAGATAGTCTCTTGGCAGAAAACTACATGTTAAAGCACAAGGCGCGTGCAGGTAAGGAAATGTTGAGGCTTACACAGCAGGATTTTTATAAAAACTTAGATAGATTATTTTCAAACCATACGAAAAAGTTACAAAAAAAATAA
- the istB gene encoding IS21-like element helper ATPase IstB — MNQLTTLQSKLKSLRLAETADHLPVLLQEAESNDETYASMLMKMVNYEQLRRDEKQVEKRLKWATFPYQKTLDSFDVSEQQSMSKKQFNKLKELLWIEQLFNIILLGPPGVGKTHLAIGLGMQAINQGYKVIFTSMGDLIHALKTEEITRKSQTRMKRIRNAELVIIDDLMFMAMDQHEANLFFHLINDLYNNASIVLTSNKAPKEWGELLGDPAITTAILDRIIHRAEIIHLNGDSYRMKHRSSIFEEESVTN, encoded by the coding sequence ATGAATCAGTTAACGACATTACAGAGTAAACTGAAGTCCCTTCGCCTTGCGGAAACGGCAGATCATTTACCAGTACTCTTACAGGAGGCTGAGTCAAATGATGAAACATATGCGAGCATGCTTATGAAAATGGTGAATTACGAACAACTAAGACGTGACGAAAAACAAGTAGAAAAACGACTGAAATGGGCAACATTTCCCTATCAGAAAACGTTGGATTCGTTCGATGTAAGTGAGCAACAGTCCATGAGCAAAAAGCAATTTAATAAATTGAAGGAGTTATTGTGGATTGAGCAGCTATTCAACATTATTCTGCTTGGACCGCCGGGTGTTGGCAAAACACACCTGGCGATTGGGCTGGGGATGCAGGCCATTAATCAAGGTTATAAGGTTATATTCACCTCCATGGGAGATCTGATTCATGCCTTGAAAACCGAGGAAATCACACGCAAATCGCAAACTAGAATGAAGCGTATACGAAACGCTGAGCTCGTTATTATTGATGATCTGATGTTTATGGCAATGGACCAACACGAAGCAAACTTATTCTTCCATTTAATTAATGATTTATATAATAACGCCAGTATTGTACTAACTTCCAATAAGGCTCCGAAGGAGTGGGGAGAGCTGTTAGGCGACCCGGCTATAACAACAGCTATATTGGATCGAATTATTCATCGAGCAGAGATCATTCACTTAAATGGGGATAGTTACCGGATGAAACATAGATCATCTATTTTTGAAGAAGAAAGTGTAACAAATTAA
- the istA gene encoding IS21 family transposase — protein sequence MDKWEMYMEIKQLLKQGFSKVKVAEKLGISRVTIYRYLKRNPQDMAKWVTQTKTRKKKLDDYQELILSWLREHPDLTAAQVFDWLMEKYQELQVAESTVRLYVRELRREYDIKKESNPRSYEAVPELPMGKQMQVDFGQTEQLTPDGKKVKLYAIAFVLSNSRYKYKEWLDRPFTTRDVVRAHENAFHYFEGGIPDEIVYDQDALILVSENSGDLILTYEFQTYKEDRDLTIRMCRKADPQSKGKIENVIKYIKYNFAKNRIYYGLEAWNEAGWDWLERTGNYKIHHTTKKRPVEVFTLEKQHLRPISQRIDEYADNHYESSITRNVRKDNVIWYDSNRYSVPLGTFHKTKKVYIETTDDAYLCIRESKGGPIIAKHKIDPGKGELIQNNKHKRDRTKGIDTFIETVISGFTDEEKARLYLNEIYKRKQRYIRDQLQMIAKQIKKYEHRLLDLALEECMKKQLFSATDFSDVIHYLERQRGVTVTEEKIYPRGNAPRPLHPLGDSIVQTNTQIRDINEYVSVLEGDKR from the coding sequence GTGGATAAGTGGGAAATGTATATGGAAATTAAGCAATTATTAAAACAAGGTTTTAGTAAAGTAAAGGTGGCTGAAAAACTTGGTATATCCAGGGTAACTATATACCGTTACTTAAAACGTAATCCCCAGGATATGGCGAAATGGGTTACACAAACAAAGACTAGAAAGAAGAAATTAGATGACTATCAAGAACTGATTCTTTCCTGGTTACGTGAACACCCTGACCTGACAGCTGCCCAAGTATTTGATTGGCTTATGGAGAAATATCAGGAGCTGCAGGTAGCTGAAAGTACGGTACGACTCTATGTAAGGGAACTACGCAGGGAATATGATATTAAAAAGGAATCGAACCCTCGATCTTATGAGGCTGTACCGGAGTTGCCGATGGGAAAACAAATGCAGGTCGATTTTGGGCAAACGGAGCAATTAACTCCCGATGGCAAAAAGGTAAAGCTTTATGCGATAGCGTTTGTCCTATCTAATTCACGGTATAAATATAAAGAGTGGTTGGATAGACCCTTTACTACCAGGGATGTGGTTCGTGCCCACGAGAATGCCTTTCACTATTTTGAGGGAGGAATTCCAGATGAGATTGTTTATGATCAGGATGCGCTGATCCTTGTCAGTGAAAATAGTGGGGACTTAATCCTGACGTATGAATTCCAGACTTATAAAGAAGATAGAGATTTGACGATAAGAATGTGTAGGAAAGCTGATCCGCAGAGCAAGGGAAAAATAGAAAATGTAATCAAGTATATCAAATATAACTTTGCGAAAAACCGAATATATTACGGACTTGAAGCCTGGAATGAAGCAGGTTGGGATTGGTTAGAGCGCACTGGTAATTACAAAATTCATCATACAACAAAAAAGAGACCGGTAGAAGTGTTCACCCTCGAAAAGCAACACTTGCGACCAATCTCCCAACGTATCGACGAATATGCCGATAACCACTATGAATCAAGTATAACAAGAAATGTTCGTAAGGACAATGTCATTTGGTATGATTCCAATCGATACAGCGTCCCTCTCGGGACATTTCATAAGACAAAAAAGGTTTATATTGAAACAACTGATGATGCATACCTTTGTATACGAGAATCAAAAGGCGGGCCGATCATCGCAAAGCATAAAATAGACCCTGGAAAAGGAGAACTGATTCAGAATAACAAGCATAAGCGTGATCGCACCAAAGGTATCGATACATTTATTGAAACAGTTATATCAGGATTCACAGATGAGGAAAAAGCAAGATTGTATTTGAACGAAATCTATAAGCGAAAGCAACGTTACATTCGTGATCAACTCCAGATGATAGCCAAACAAATTAAGAAATATGAACATCGATTATTAGACTTGGCTTTGGAAGAGTGTATGAAGAAACAACTATTTAGTGCAACAGATTTTAGCGATGTCATTCACTATCTTGAACGACAACGGGGAGTAACAGTTACTGAAGAAAAAATATATCCCCGAGGGAATGCGCCAAGGCCACTCCACCCTTTGGGTGATTCAATTGTTCAAACAAATACACAAATAAGGGATATAAATGAATACGTATCCGTTTTAGAGGGGGATAAACGATGA
- the solA gene encoding N-methyl-L-tryptophan oxidase has protein sequence MDAEIGIIGLGTMGSMAAWQLAKSGTSVIGFEQFGIGHDRSAAGGETRIFRTIYKEGSEYVPLLKRAHKLWRDLENESGEKLLHITKALTIGIPDSSMDNIWRSIESHNLDYQKLDYGQAKQLFPQHKLSPEEIIVVDPKGGYIRPQQAIVAAIGLAKELGTRIMDYTNVEDIEQKHDKIIIKANGRNYSVKKVLIAAGPWSKTIIPELNNPLEVRRLVNAWFLPKKKGTFDQEQFPVFARNSNLGNYYGIPAVDANMIKIGMFSTTNEKIRLADELNKNITKDETNIFTKIVKNHLPLLHASPSRINAYMEVYTNDKHPIIGNMPNNKNIVALTGFSGHGFKMAPVIGEIGASLLFNGKTDFKLDQFSPSRFL, from the coding sequence ATGGATGCGGAAATTGGAATAATAGGCTTGGGAACAATGGGAAGTATGGCTGCATGGCAGTTAGCAAAAAGCGGAACATCGGTTATAGGTTTTGAACAATTTGGGATTGGTCATGATCGATCAGCTGCTGGCGGGGAAACGCGAATATTTAGAACGATATATAAAGAAGGATCAGAGTATGTTCCATTATTAAAAAGGGCACACAAATTATGGAGGGATTTAGAAAACGAATCAGGGGAAAAATTATTGCATATAACTAAGGCATTAACTATTGGAATTCCTGATTCTTCTATGGATAATATTTGGAGAAGTATTGAAAGTCATAATTTAGATTATCAAAAATTAGACTATGGACAGGCTAAACAATTGTTTCCGCAACATAAATTAAGTCCTGAGGAAATAATAGTTGTTGATCCAAAAGGTGGTTATATTAGACCACAACAGGCTATTGTTGCAGCAATAGGCCTTGCTAAAGAACTGGGAACAAGAATAATGGATTATACTAACGTTGAAGATATAGAACAAAAGCATGATAAAATTATTATAAAGGCAAATGGACGAAATTATTCAGTTAAGAAGGTATTAATTGCCGCAGGCCCTTGGTCAAAAACAATTATTCCAGAGTTGAATAATCCTTTAGAGGTGCGTCGTCTAGTAAATGCGTGGTTCCTGCCTAAGAAAAAGGGTACCTTTGATCAAGAACAATTCCCTGTTTTTGCTAGAAACTCTAATCTAGGAAACTACTATGGAATACCAGCTGTAGATGCTAATATGATTAAGATTGGAATGTTTTCAACAACAAATGAGAAAATTAGACTAGCCGATGAACTAAACAAAAATATAACGAAAGACGAAACTAATATTTTTACCAAAATAGTAAAGAATCATTTACCTTTATTGCATGCATCTCCTTCTAGGATAAATGCCTATATGGAAGTCTATACAAATGACAAGCATCCAATTATAGGGAATATGCCAAATAATAAAAATATTGTAGCCCTAACAGGTTTTTCTGGACATGGATTTAAAATGGCGCCTGTAATCGGGGAAATTGGAGCAAGTTTGTTATTTAATGGAAAAACAGATTTTAAACTTGATCAATTTTCTCCATCTAGGTTTTTATAG
- a CDS encoding Na+/H+ antiporter NhaC family protein, with product MGKRKPTYVESISALLLIVVFIFGGYFLFSLNVQMMMVAAAAGAGLLALRLGYTWGELETAISKRIVSATPAILIIWIIGAIIATFIFSGSIPMLIYYGIQVVDPRYIYASAFVICIIFSTITGSSYASAGTAGIALMSIAAGFDAALHITAAAVICGAIFGDKMSPLSETTNLTAATTGVNLYEHIKSMMWTTFPAAIITFFVFIIAGQGLM from the coding sequence ATGGGTAAAAGGAAACCAACATATGTCGAATCAATTTCAGCATTGTTACTAATAGTTGTATTTATTTTTGGGGGGTATTTTTTATTTAGTCTTAACGTTCAGATGATGATGGTGGCAGCTGCTGCCGGGGCAGGGCTTTTGGCTCTTAGACTAGGTTACACATGGGGAGAGCTAGAAACAGCGATAAGTAAAAGGATAGTAAGTGCTACCCCCGCCATTCTGATCATTTGGATAATTGGTGCCATTATAGCAACATTCATCTTTAGTGGTTCTATACCTATGTTGATTTATTATGGTATTCAGGTAGTGGATCCAAGATATATATATGCTTCAGCATTTGTTATTTGTATTATTTTTTCAACAATAACTGGAAGTTCGTATGCATCTGCTGGAACAGCGGGAATTGCATTAATGAGTATAGCTGCGGGTTTTGATGCTGCATTACATATAACAGCAGCTGCCGTTATATGTGGTGCAATTTTCGGCGATAAAATGTCACCATTATCAGAAACCACAAATTTGACAGCAGCAACTACTGGAGTGAATCTATATGAACACATTAAATCCATGATGTGGACTACTTTTCCAGCAGCTATTATTACATTTTTTGTTTTTATTATTGCTGGTCAAGGTCTGATGTGA
- a CDS encoding Na+/H+ antiporter NhaC family protein, producing MSNLDFIRDLENIYSWNLLLLIPFIIILLGAIFKKPPVPVMLLSCLTALIIGVAYQGFSLEDGFTAALSGFDSSMLPGISSDQLSEETLTLLNRGGIVSMVGVIVIIYCGYAYTAIISETGFLETALNPLTKRVKKRGPLMLTTLFTEFLLLVFSGTSYTIAIIVPEMFKKPFLKAGMAAKTLSRSMEDIGTIMACLVPWGQSGMFYITTLGVSVYGSDGYASWAVMAYITPVIAIFLAFSGIGIYKLGKKDKEEALAEYELSKTS from the coding sequence GTGAGTAATCTAGATTTTATAAGAGATTTAGAGAATATTTACTCTTGGAATCTATTATTATTAATTCCATTTATTATTATTTTGCTTGGGGCTATATTTAAAAAGCCACCTGTGCCAGTTATGCTTTTATCTTGCCTCACTGCACTAATTATTGGTGTGGCTTATCAAGGCTTTTCTCTTGAAGATGGCTTTACCGCAGCATTAAGTGGATTTGATTCCAGTATGTTACCAGGTATAAGTTCTGATCAATTGTCCGAAGAGACTCTTACATTGCTTAATCGTGGTGGCATTGTTTCAATGGTAGGTGTCATCGTTATTATATATTGTGGCTACGCATATACAGCTATTATCAGTGAGACGGGCTTTCTTGAAACTGCACTAAACCCGTTAACTAAAAGGGTTAAAAAACGTGGTCCTCTCATGTTGACGACCCTGTTTACGGAATTTTTGCTACTAGTATTTTCGGGAACTTCTTACACGATAGCAATCATTGTACCTGAGATGTTCAAAAAACCGTTCTTAAAAGCCGGAATGGCGGCTAAAACTCTCTCCAGGAGCATGGAGGACATAGGGACTATAATGGCATGTTTGGTCCCCTGGGGGCAATCGGGAATGTTTTATATCACTACTCTAGGTGTTTCTGTTTATGGTTCAGACGGCTATGCCTCCTGGGCTGTAATGGCTTATATAACTCCTGTTATAGCGATCTTCTTAGCCTTTTCTGGGATAGGGATTTATAAATTGGGTAAAAAAGATAAGGAAGAGGCATTAGCCGAATATGAATTGTCTAAAACATCTTAG
- a CDS encoding fumarylacetoacetate hydrolase family protein: MKYVRFYTNNEVNYGVLEGEKIAKLEGDFIEEKTKKVGEIFNLSDVKLLSPVEPRQIIAIGLNYALHAKESGKPTPDEPMMFMVSPSAVIGEEDSIKLPNLEHRIDYEAELAVVIGKKATNVKKEEALSYVLGYTCGNDVSDRVLQKKDGQFTRAKSYPTFKPLGPVIETEIYDPNNVEIKLSVNGEVKQHSNTNDLIHNVQSLIETVTEVMTLQPGDVILTGTPSGVGALKPGDEVEMEVEGIGTLKNSVIG; the protein is encoded by the coding sequence ATGAAGTACGTACGCTTTTATACGAATAACGAAGTAAACTATGGAGTATTGGAAGGAGAAAAGATAGCAAAATTAGAGGGGGATTTTATTGAAGAAAAAACCAAAAAGGTCGGTGAAATCTTTAATCTTTCAGATGTTAAGTTACTCTCGCCTGTGGAGCCCAGACAAATCATTGCAATTGGTTTAAATTACGCTTTGCATGCAAAAGAAAGCGGTAAACCAACTCCTGATGAGCCAATGATGTTCATGGTTTCACCAAGTGCAGTTATTGGTGAAGAGGATTCTATCAAATTGCCTAACCTCGAACACAGAATTGATTATGAAGCAGAATTGGCAGTTGTCATTGGGAAAAAAGCTACAAATGTGAAAAAGGAAGAGGCGTTATCGTATGTATTAGGCTATACATGCGGCAACGATGTTTCTGATCGAGTTCTTCAAAAGAAAGACGGACAATTTACTAGGGCCAAATCATACCCTACATTTAAGCCATTGGGGCCTGTAATAGAAACTGAGATTTATGATCCTAACAATGTAGAAATTAAATTGTCAGTAAACGGTGAAGTCAAACAGCATTCAAACACCAATGATTTAATACACAATGTTCAAAGTTTAATTGAAACAGTAACAGAAGTGATGACCTTACAACCTGGAGACGTGATCCTAACAGGAACACCTTCGGGGGTGGGAGCACTTAAACCTGGCGATGAAGTTGAGATGGAAGTCGAAGGCATTGGCACACTTAAGAACTCAGTTATTGGTTAA